The Primulina eburnea isolate SZY01 chromosome 6, ASM2296580v1, whole genome shotgun sequence genome contains a region encoding:
- the LOC140835242 gene encoding uncharacterized protein produces MECNRDEAARAKEIAERKFAAKDIKGAKKFALKARSLYPELDGISQMLMTLEIYLCAEEKKIQEECDWYGVLGVNPFADDDTIRKQYRKLALLLHPDKNRFIGAEGAFQLVSQAWNLLSDKSKRIAYDRRYGVAFQQINQSMKVDPLTPMQNGFYKFAKTVASPPRDPNCNSNKMNQIPKDNSGNRNGGIPKDTFHSRDGVTKGNNAIKRNLSSDPPPSLKERHTFWTVCDRCRMQYEYLRVYLKHHLLCPNCHEAYFAIEIEPPSSRGSKRSSSQSANSRVWKNSSYQGSSALRKNSIATDTGTPGFCRNNESDHCNFQWAPFSESTGSATAFQAANMVKQAYEKVKKERQKTQAATRRGETLRGKNLASKRPVGADISGRSVAVKRRKGVDSFGNNMESTKHGICETGTIRVTDVSVVKQGTLKKHTSNHLLMEKGREEILKKLNEHMPDNMMNPVAEEVHESTKGNGTANTNNGSCTHVAKSCKSVETNSRVPLNKLRYSNSGPSGEQVEQMLVSVPDPDFHDFDKDRTVQCFRDNQVWAVYDDDDGMPRHYTMIHSVISLNPFKMRLSWLNSMTNNGLGHVNWFINGFSRTCGEFRTGRHDICTSLDCFSHNIRFVKCTPETVQIYPQRGDVWALYRNWSSDWNELTEDEVIHKYDMVEVLEDYVDEYGVIVVPLVKVFGFKAVFHQHFNPDKIRRIPMEEMSRFSHQVPSNLITGKEGTKILKGCRELDPASIPLEILQALSEIEGINFLETDKDSESVKEVDCDGNSDTNMVDGGVSQIKGTELLSENEG; encoded by the coding sequence ATGGAGTGCAACAGAGATGAAGCTGCGAGAGCGAAAGAAATCGCTGAGAGGAAGTTTGCAGCAAAGGACATTAAGGGGGCAAAAAAATTTGCTCTGAAGGCTAGGAGTTTATATCCTGAACTAGACGGCATTTCCCAAATGTTGATGACTCTTGAGATCTATCTTTGTGCTGAAGAGAAGAAAATACAAGAAGAATGTGACTGGTATGGTGTGCTCGGTGTGAATCCTTTCGCTGATGACGATACCATAAGAAAACAGTATAGGAAACTTGCTCTCCTCCTTCATCCTGACAAAAACAGATTCATTGGGGCTGAAGGGGCGTTTCAACTTGTCTCGCAAGCCTGGAATTTACTTTCAGATAAGTCCAAGAGAATAGCATACGATAGGAGGTATGGTGTGGCATTCCAGCAAATAAACCAGTCTATGAAAGTAGATCCTTTAACGCCAATGCAAAATGGGTTCTACAAATTTGCAAAAACTGTAGCTTCCCCGCCAAGGGATCCAAATTGCAATTCTAATAAGATGAATCAGATTCCTAAGGAtaattctggtaacaggaatgGGGGGATTCCGAAGGATACTTTTCATAGCAGGGATGGGGTTACAAAGGGAAATAATGCTATCAAGAGGAACCTCTCTTCTGATCCTCCCCCATCTCTCAAGGAGCGTCACACGTTTTGGACGGTCTGTGATCGTTGTAGGATGCAATATGAATATCTCAGAGTGTATCTCAAACACCATCTTCTTTGCCCCAATTGCCATGAGGCCTACTTCGCCATTGAAATCGAGCCTCCATCTAGCCGTGGCTCCAAGAGATCGTCGTCTCAGTCTGCCAATTCTAGGGTATGGAAAAATTCAAGCTATCAGGGAAGTAGTGCCCTGCGAAAAAACTCAATCGCTACTGATACAGGAACTCCAGGGTTCTGTCGCAATAATGAATCTGATCATTGTAACTTCCAATGGGCTCCTTTCTCTGAGTCAACAGGTTCTGCTACTGCTTTTCAAGCAGCAAATATGGTTAAGCAGGCTTATGAGAAAGTTAAGAAGGAAAGGCAGAAAACACAGGCTGCCACAAGAAGAGGGGAGACATTGCGAGGAAAGAATCTTGCATCCAAAAGACCAGTGGGTGCTGATATCTCTGGCCGTTCTGTTGCTGTGAAGAGGAGAAAAGGTGTTGACAGCTTTGGTAATAACATGGAGAGTACAAAACATGGGATCTGTGAAACTGGAACCATTCGGGTCACAGATGTCTCTGTTGTCAAACAGGGGACCTTGAAGAAACACACAAGCAATCATTTACTAATGGAGAAGGGTCGTGAGGAAATACTTAAGAAACTAAACGAACACATGCCAGATAACATGATGAATCCAGTTGCTGAGGAGGTTCATGAAAGTACCAAAGGAAATGGCACGGCAAACACAAACAATGGTAGTTGTACGCATGTTGCTAAGTCATGTAAGTCAGTCGAAACTAACAGTCGAGTCCCTCTAAATAAACTACGTTATAGTAATTCAGGTCCTTCTGGGGAACAGGTCGAGCAAATGTTGGTTAGTGTTCCTGACCCCGATTTTCATGATTTTGACAAAGACAGAACAGTGCAATGTTTCAGAGACAACCAAGTATGGGCCGtgtatgatgatgatgatggaaTGCCGAGGCATTATACCATGATTCACAGTGTGATATCTCTGAATCCATTCAAGATGAGGCTGAGTTGGCTAAATTCTATGACCAACAATGGACTGGGGCATGTAAATTGGTTTATCAATGGCTTTTCTAGAACATGTGGGGAATTTAGAACTGGCAGACATGACATCTGTACCTCTTTGGACTGTTTCTCACACAACATACGATTTGTAAAATGCACTCCAGAGACCGTTCAAATATATCCTCAGAGAGGTGACGTTTGGGCTTTGTACAGGAATTGGTCCTCTGATTGGAATGAGCTCACTGAAGATGAAGTAATACACAAATACGACATGGTGGAAGTACTTGAAGACTATGTTGACGAATATGGTGTTATTGTTGTTCCCTTAGTTAAAGTCTTTGGATTTAAAGCCGTTTTCCATCAGCATTTTAATCCAGATAAAATACGTAGAATCCCAATGGAAGAAATGTCTCGGTTTTCTCATCAAGTGCCGTCCAACTTGATCACAGGTAAAGAAGGAACAAAGATTCTGAAGGGTTGTCGTGAGCTAGATCCTGCATCTATTCCGTTAGAAATTCTTCAAGCATTGTCAGAAATAGAAGGAATCAACTTTCTGGAGACTGACAAGGACAGTGAGTCTGTGAAGGAAGTTGATTGTGATGGAAATTCTGACACCAATATGGTGGATGGAGGAGTTTCTCAAATTAAGGGAACTGAACTTCTCTCGGAGAATGAAGGGTGA